Proteins encoded within one genomic window of Streptomyces sp. NBC_00523:
- the abc-f gene encoding ribosomal protection-like ABC-F family protein, with protein sequence MSDASLICSNLSFSWPDDTPVFSGLSFSVGSGRTGLVAANGSGKSTLLKLLAGELRPGAGSVTVDGTLGYLPQSLPLTGDLSVSEVLGVDAVIRALDAVESGDVDEKHFAVIGDDWDIEERTRAQLDRLGLDGIALDRSIGTLSGGQVVSLGLAAQLLKRPDVLLLDEPTNNLDLDARLRLYDTLESWNGTLLLVSHDRALLDRMDRIAELGPSELRLYGGNFTAYEEAVRAEQEVAEKNVRNAEQELKREKREMQQARERADRRASNAARNLKNAGLPRIFAGNMKRGAQEAAGKSGQTHAARVGEAQARLDEAGRAVRDEQRITLDLPDTDVPAGRTVLLAEELRVRLGGREQFSGEGVGLTIRGPERIALTGPNGAGKSTLLRLVNGDLEPDGGSIRRADGRIAYLSQRLDLLDLGRTVAENFAAYAPHREEAERMNLLARFLFRGDRAHLPVGVLSGGERLRATLACVLCAEPAPQLLLLDEPTNNLDLVSAGQLESALASYRGAFVVVSHDERFLERTGVTRWLRLADGELRETGAPEA encoded by the coding sequence ATGTCCGACGCATCCCTCATCTGCTCGAACCTCTCCTTCTCCTGGCCGGACGACACCCCGGTCTTCTCCGGCCTGTCCTTCAGCGTGGGCAGCGGCCGCACCGGTCTCGTCGCCGCCAACGGCTCCGGGAAGAGCACCCTGCTCAAGCTGCTCGCCGGTGAGCTGAGGCCGGGCGCCGGTTCCGTCACCGTCGACGGCACCCTCGGCTACCTCCCGCAGAGCCTGCCCCTGACCGGGGACCTGTCGGTCTCCGAGGTCCTGGGCGTCGACGCGGTGATCCGCGCGCTGGACGCCGTGGAGTCCGGTGACGTGGACGAGAAGCACTTCGCGGTCATCGGCGACGACTGGGACATCGAGGAGCGCACCCGCGCCCAGCTCGACCGGCTCGGCCTGGACGGCATCGCCCTGGACCGCAGCATCGGCACGCTCAGCGGAGGGCAGGTCGTCTCGCTCGGCCTCGCGGCCCAGCTGCTGAAGCGGCCGGACGTCCTGCTCCTCGACGAGCCGACGAACAACCTCGATCTCGACGCGCGGCTCCGCCTCTACGACACGCTGGAGTCGTGGAACGGCACGCTGCTGCTCGTCAGCCACGACCGCGCGCTCCTGGACCGCATGGACCGCATCGCCGAACTCGGCCCGTCGGAACTGCGGCTGTACGGCGGCAACTTCACGGCGTACGAGGAAGCCGTGCGGGCCGAGCAGGAGGTGGCGGAGAAGAACGTCCGCAACGCCGAACAGGAGCTGAAGCGGGAGAAGCGCGAGATGCAGCAGGCCCGCGAGCGGGCCGACCGGCGCGCGAGCAACGCGGCCCGCAACCTCAAGAACGCGGGCCTGCCCCGCATCTTCGCCGGGAACATGAAGCGCGGCGCCCAGGAGGCCGCCGGCAAGTCGGGCCAGACGCACGCCGCCCGGGTCGGCGAGGCACAGGCCCGCCTGGACGAGGCGGGGCGTGCGGTACGTGACGAGCAGCGCATCACGCTCGATCTGCCGGACACCGATGTGCCCGCCGGTCGCACCGTGCTGCTCGCCGAAGAGCTGCGGGTGCGTCTCGGCGGCCGGGAGCAGTTCTCCGGCGAGGGCGTCGGGCTGACGATCCGGGGCCCCGAGCGCATCGCGCTGACCGGGCCCAACGGGGCCGGCAAGAGCACCTTGCTGCGGCTGGTCAACGGGGACCTGGAGCCGGACGGCGGGTCGATCCGGCGGGCCGACGGGCGGATCGCGTACCTCTCGCAGCGCCTCGACCTGCTCGACCTCGGGCGCACGGTGGCCGAGAACTTCGCCGCGTACGCCCCGCACCGGGAGGAGGCCGAGCGCATGAACCTGCTCGCGCGCTTCCTCTTCCGCGGGGACCGCGCCCATCTGCCGGTCGGCGTGCTGTCCGGAGGCGAGCGGCTGCGGGCCACCCTGGCCTGCGTCCTGTGCGCGGAACCGGCCCCGCAGCTGCTGCTCCTGGACGAGCCGACGAACAACCTGGACCTGGTGAGCGCCGGCCAGCTGGAGAGCGCGCTCGCCTCCTATCGGGGCGCGTTCGTGGTGGTCAGCCACGACGAACGGTTCCTGGAACGGACCGGAGTGACAAGGTGGCTGCGGCTGGCGGACGGGGAACTGCGGGAGACGGGGGCACCGGAAGCATGA